Proteins encoded by one window of Lathyrus oleraceus cultivar Zhongwan6 chromosome 1, CAAS_Psat_ZW6_1.0, whole genome shotgun sequence:
- the LOC127138118 gene encoding cationic amino acid transporter 5 produces the protein MASTKVNDDHEPQRSYWRWSKQDFFPEESFQSWHNYGSALSQTWLRFKDRVSTRSDDATESQELKKQSENEMKKCLNWWDLIWFGFGAVIGAGIFVLTGQEAHNHAGAAIVLSYVASGISAMLSVFCYTEFAVEVPAAGGSFAYLRIELGDFVAFIAAGNILLECVLGGAAVSRSWTSYFTSLLNRPKDSFRIKAHHLKDGYNLLDPIAVVVLLTAGTIAMISTRKTSLLNWIASAINTAVIIFVIIAGFLHADTSNLTPFLPYGARGVFQASAILYFAYGGFESLATMAEETKNPPKDIPIGLIGSMSVIIVIYSLMALSLSMMQKYTDIDTGAAFSIAFQKVGMNWAKYVVAFGALKGMTTVLLVGRLGQARYIVHIARSHMIPPWFALVHPKTGTPINATLLITLTSACVAFFTSLDVLSSLISVSTLFVFVLISIALLVRRYYVRGVTTKENQLKLVMFLILIVGSSMGTSAYWGLRPNGWIGYTVTVPVWFFSTIGMSVFLTQQRKPRFWGVPLVPWLPSLSIATTVFLMGSLEYEAFVRFAICTLVMLVYYVFFGLHSTYDMAHQQEKVQNINVSHKESARIEGP, from the coding sequence ATGGCTTCTACAAAAGTCAATGATGACCATGAGCCACAAAGAAGCTATTGGAGATGGAGCAAACAAGATTTCTTTCCAGAGGAATCCTTTCAAAGCTGGCACAACTATGGTTCTGCTCTTTCACAAACATGGTTAAGGTTCAAGGATCGTGTTTCGACCAGATCAGACGATGCAACCGAGTCACAAGAACTTAAGAAACAAAGTGAGAATGAAATGAAAAAATGTCTCAACTGGTGGGACCTGATCTGGTTTGGCTTTGGTGCAGTGATTGGTGCAGGAATCTTTGTGTTAACTGGCCAAGAAGCTCATAACCATGCTGGTGCAGCAATAGTCTTATCCTATGTAGCTTCAGGAATTTCAGCAATGCTTTCTGTTTTCTGTTACACAGAATTCGCCGTCGAAGTTCCAGCTGCAGGTGGTTCATTTGCTTACCTAAGAATTGAATTAGGTGATTTTGTTGCTTTCATAGCAGCCGGTAACATACTTCTCGAATGCGTGCTTGGAGGTGCAGCAGTATCTAGATCATGGACTTCTTACTTCACAAGCCTTTTGAATCGTCCGAAAGATTCGTTTCGAATCAAAGCACATCATCTCAAAGATGGATACAATTTACTTGACCCTATAGCAGTTGTTGTTCTGTTAACCGCCGGAACGATCGCAATGATCAGCACAAGAAAAACTTCGCTTCTCAATTGGATTGCATCGGCAATCAACACTGCTGTAATAATATTTGTAATCATTGCAGGGTTTCTTCACGCAGATACATCGAATTTGACGCCTTTTTTACCCTACGGAGCTAGAGGTGTATTTCAAGCATCAGCAATTCTTTATTTTGCATATGGAGGTTTTGAAAGTCTTGCAACAATGGCTGAAGAAACAAAAAATCCACCAAAGGATATACCAATAGGTTTGATTGGCTCAATGTCAGTAATCATAGTGATTTATTCTTTGATGGCACTTTCATTAAGCATGATGCAGAAATACACAGACATCGATACAGGTGCGGCTTTTTCAATTGCATTTCAGaaagtaggaatgaattgggCAAAATACGTCGTCGCTTTCGGTGCATTGAAGGGTATGACAACGGTTCTTTTAGTAGGAAGATTAGGACAGGCGCGTTACATCGTTCACATCGCGCGCTCGCATATGATTCCTCCTTGGTTTGCTCTTGTTCATCCCAAAACAGGAACACCTATAAACGCAACACTTCTGATTACACTTACAAGTGCTTGCGTAGCCTTTTTCACTAGCTTGGACGTGTTATCGAGTTTGATATCAGTAAGTACACTTTTCGTTTTCGTGTTGATATCGATTGCGCTTCTGGTAAGGCGGTACTATGTTAGAGGAGTTACAACGAAAGAGAATCAGTTAAAGCTAGTTATGTTTTTGATTCTCATTGTTGGTTCTTCAATGGGAACTTCAGCTTATTGGGGATTGAGGCCTAATGGTTGGATTGGATATACTGTTACTGTTCCTGTTTGGTTTTTTTCGACTATTGGGATGTCGGTTTTTTTGACTCAACAAAGGAAACCAAGATTTTGGGGAGTTCCACTTGTTCCATGGCTGCCATCTTTGTCAATTGCAACAACTGTTTTTCTCATGGGATCTTTGGAATATGAAGCTTTTGTAAGATTTGCAATATGCACTTTGGTTATGTTGGTTTACTATGTTTTCTTTGGTCTTCATTCAACTTATGATATGGCTCATCAACAAGAGAAGGTGCAAAATATCAATGTGAGTCACAAAGAGAGTGCTAGGATTGAAGGGCCTTAA